GCCAGAGCTTTCAATTTTTGACTGAATCTCATTTTATTTAATCCACGATAACGCGATCGTCTCGCACCCGTCATAGAAATAAATCGTGAATTAGTAGCCTCTATTCCACTTCTGAAACGGTATATATCTCTGAACTCCTGGCTGTTTTCATACTGACGCCTTAAATGGCACTTCACTGAGCTTATAGTATAGTAATGATATCTGTAACCTTTACCCCTTTTCTTCACTTTAGCAGGACAATTATCTATTTTGCATCCAGCGCAAGTCTGTTCATACCATACTGCTGTTATTGAACCTTTCTTATTGTGCTTAATTTCATCTGGTTTCTTGCCATTTGGGCAGGCATTAACGCAATATGTTTCAGAATTGTAATTAAATGATTCATGCTGTCTTTCTGAGTGCCTGCCTAAGGTTGGT
Above is a genomic segment from Candidatus Stygibacter australis containing:
- a CDS encoding transposase, which translates into the protein PTLGRHSERQHESFNYNSETYCVNACPNGKKPDEIKHNKKGSITAVWYEQTCAGCKIDNCPAKVKKRGKGYRYHYYTISSVKCHLRRQYENSQEFRDIYRFRSGIEATNSRFISMTGARRSRYRGLNKMRFSQKLKALAINVFRVTGYMRKLGDFRYILSFYAQYFQKYCFFKPETVIFMHLDQNEFCFRINDVS